One genomic segment of Hydrocarboniclastica marina includes these proteins:
- a CDS encoding EscU/YscU/HrcU family type III secretion system export apparatus switch protein, which yields MKKTDQEKTRRNAAVALKYDGSGAPAVSATGQGALAEEIIAIAREHGVPLYEHPELVEILARLDLGEEIPDMLYRVIAEILAFAFHLQGKSPDDFR from the coding sequence ATGAAAAAGACAGATCAGGAAAAAACACGGCGCAATGCTGCTGTAGCGTTGAAGTATGACGGCAGCGGTGCCCCTGCCGTCTCAGCTACCGGCCAGGGCGCGTTGGCGGAAGAAATTATAGCTATTGCCCGGGAGCACGGCGTACCCCTGTACGAGCACCCGGAGCTGGTGGAGATACTGGCGAGACTCGATCTGGGCGAGGAAATACCTGACATGCTTTACCGCGTCATTGCCGAAATTCTGGCTTTCGCGTTTCACCTGCAGGGAAAATCTCCCGATGACTTCCGCTAG
- a CDS encoding chemotaxis protein CheW: MASQVAQKSQTAEDVVQQYVTFRLDDETYGLHVMRIQEVLRYTEIAPVPGAPDYVLGIINLRGNVVTVIDTRRRFGLNDADVTDATRIVVLEAESQVIGILVDSVAEVVYLRQSEIETAPNVGNEESARFIQGVCNKEGELIILVEFEKMLTDEEWADVASL; this comes from the coding sequence ATGGCATCGCAAGTAGCACAGAAGAGTCAGACGGCGGAAGACGTGGTACAGCAATACGTGACATTCAGGTTGGATGACGAGACTTATGGTCTCCACGTCATGCGTATTCAGGAAGTACTGCGATATACCGAGATCGCACCGGTACCCGGCGCGCCCGACTACGTCCTGGGCATCATCAATCTGCGCGGCAACGTGGTGACAGTCATCGATACCCGGCGCCGGTTTGGTCTGAACGACGCCGACGTGACCGATGCCACCCGTATTGTTGTGCTGGAGGCGGAATCCCAGGTGATCGGTATTCTGGTGGACTCCGTGGCAGAGGTTGTCTATCTGCGCCAGAGTGAGATTGAGACTGCGCCGAACGTAGGCAATGAAGAGAGCGCCCGCTTTATCCAGGGCGTGTGTAACAAAGAAGGTGAACTGATCATTCTGGTCGAGTTCGAGAAAATGTTGACGGACGAGGAGTGGGCTGACGTCGCGTCCCTGTAA
- a CDS encoding chemotaxis protein CheW, whose translation MNNNRSQPNRSASSHTEAALADYLQDLLLPQQQEIPPPVQQVQWAEPPVLDPRVFRVAPAAAEPEVVVTRAPTKPELETEPVRTVKPLVAKATVSAPAPAPAPAPAAARVTTPLAIDVATIVPRVAKAPEPLTPAEVKPAAVPEVRQNRWVDGRPEWAQNPFDCLLFSVGGLKLAVPLVLLGAVHPLDTELTPLFGRPKWFMGLLTRNERNVRVVDTAQWVMPDRYRSDGQSSYGFVIRLDNSEWGLACDEVAQSFRLKPEQVKWRSEDSRRPWLAGTVKSQMCALLDVGRFARMLEQAEKTRKFDLQA comes from the coding sequence GTGAATAACAACCGCTCCCAGCCTAATCGGTCAGCGTCCTCGCATACCGAGGCCGCGCTCGCCGACTATCTGCAGGATTTGCTGTTGCCTCAACAACAGGAGATACCGCCACCTGTCCAGCAAGTGCAGTGGGCGGAGCCGCCTGTCCTTGATCCGCGGGTTTTCCGGGTAGCGCCAGCTGCTGCCGAGCCTGAAGTAGTTGTCACCAGAGCGCCCACCAAGCCCGAGCTGGAAACAGAACCGGTGCGTACCGTGAAACCGCTTGTGGCCAAGGCGACCGTTTCAGCACCAGCACCAGCACCAGCACCAGCACCTGCGGCAGCCCGGGTGACCACACCGCTGGCTATTGACGTGGCCACAATTGTGCCGCGGGTGGCAAAGGCGCCAGAACCACTCACGCCTGCCGAGGTAAAACCCGCCGCAGTGCCGGAAGTGCGGCAGAACCGCTGGGTCGACGGACGGCCGGAATGGGCGCAGAACCCATTTGATTGTCTGCTCTTTTCCGTGGGTGGGCTGAAGCTTGCGGTTCCGCTGGTACTGCTCGGCGCGGTGCATCCGCTTGATACTGAATTAACGCCTCTGTTTGGCCGGCCTAAATGGTTCATGGGCCTGTTGACCCGGAATGAGCGTAACGTCCGCGTGGTCGACACGGCCCAATGGGTAATGCCAGACCGCTATCGCAGCGACGGTCAGTCGAGCTATGGCTTTGTGATCCGACTTGATAATAGCGAATGGGGGCTCGCCTGTGACGAGGTGGCGCAGTCGTTCCGGCTCAAGCCCGAGCAGGTGAAATGGCGCAGCGAAGACAGCCGCAGGCCCTGGCTCGCCGGAACCGTCAAGAGCCAGATGTGCGCGCTGCTCGATGTCGGACGTTTCGCCCGCATGCTCGAACAGGCTGAGAAAACTCGCAAGTTCGACCTGCAGGCCTGA
- a CDS encoding flagellar motor protein: MDILSLIGVVLAFAAILGGNLLEGGTLAMLFNGPAAIIVIGGTLAAIIIQTPRPVLVRAGKIFGWIFMPPYLAPEEGLDKVIGWSLRSRKEGLLGLESLADSEPEPFARKGLQVLVDGSEPEAVRAILEVELEFGEERDLDAARVFEAMGGYSPTIGIIGAVMGLIQVMTNLEDPATLGSGIATAFVATIYGVAFANLLLFPIASKLRSLVRQRSRYQEMMIDGLMAVAEGENPRSIELRLRGYLQ, encoded by the coding sequence ATGGATATTCTGAGCCTGATAGGCGTTGTTCTGGCGTTTGCGGCCATTCTCGGTGGCAATCTGTTGGAAGGCGGCACGCTTGCCATGCTCTTCAACGGTCCAGCGGCGATCATTGTCATAGGCGGCACGCTTGCGGCAATCATCATCCAGACGCCCCGTCCAGTGCTGGTCCGGGCCGGAAAAATTTTCGGCTGGATTTTCATGCCGCCCTACCTTGCGCCCGAGGAAGGTCTCGATAAAGTCATAGGCTGGAGCCTGCGCTCGCGGAAAGAGGGCCTTTTGGGGCTCGAAAGCCTGGCGGACTCCGAGCCGGAGCCCTTTGCCCGCAAAGGGCTTCAGGTGTTGGTTGACGGCTCCGAGCCCGAAGCCGTGCGTGCCATCCTCGAAGTGGAACTTGAGTTCGGCGAAGAGCGCGATCTGGACGCCGCCCGCGTCTTCGAAGCCATGGGTGGGTATTCTCCGACAATCGGCATTATCGGTGCCGTCATGGGCCTGATCCAGGTCATGACGAACCTGGAAGATCCGGCCACGCTTGGCAGCGGGATAGCGACAGCGTTTGTGGCGACCATCTACGGCGTGGCCTTCGCCAACCTTCTGTTATTTCCCATCGCCAGCAAACTGCGCAGTCTGGTGCGGCAGCGCTCCCGTTACCAGGAGATGATGATCGACGGACTGATGGCCGTGGCTGAAGGCGAGAATCCGCGTTCGATAGAACTCCGCCTGCGCGGGTATTTGCAATAG
- a CDS encoding ParA family protein: MRIWAVANQKGGVGKTTTVVTLGGLLAEQGKRVLLMDLDPHGSLTSYFGHDPDTLGATAFDLFQHEGKVPEDLPGQLVMPTGFDNLSLLPASSALATLERRMVGVSGMGLVISRTLALLWDDFDFVLIDNSPSLGVLMINSLAAAQHLLIPVQTEFLALKGLERMLHTLQMVMRSQQGNALQYTIVPTMFDRRTQASIKSLHAMQRDHGDQVWRFAIPVDTRFRDASSAGKPASVLAPGTHGVRAYRRLLADIRTRLQAAGAPLSAAAKKLA; encoded by the coding sequence GTGAGAATCTGGGCAGTTGCGAACCAGAAAGGTGGCGTCGGCAAGACCACCACCGTGGTGACGCTCGGCGGCCTTCTGGCGGAGCAGGGCAAGCGGGTATTGCTGATGGACCTGGATCCTCACGGCTCCCTGACCAGCTATTTCGGGCATGACCCTGACACGTTGGGCGCGACCGCATTCGATCTGTTTCAGCACGAGGGAAAAGTCCCCGAGGATCTGCCCGGGCAGCTCGTCATGCCAACCGGTTTCGACAATCTTTCGCTGCTACCGGCATCAAGTGCGTTGGCAACGCTTGAGCGGCGCATGGTCGGTGTCAGCGGCATGGGCCTGGTCATTTCCAGAACCCTGGCGCTGCTGTGGGACGATTTTGATTTTGTCCTGATCGACAATTCTCCGTCTCTGGGCGTGCTGATGATCAATTCGCTTGCTGCCGCACAGCATCTGCTGATTCCCGTTCAGACCGAGTTTCTCGCCTTGAAGGGGCTTGAGCGCATGCTACATACGCTGCAGATGGTGATGCGCTCGCAGCAGGGCAATGCGCTGCAGTACACCATTGTTCCGACGATGTTTGACCGCCGCACCCAAGCGTCAATAAAAAGCCTTCACGCTATGCAGCGCGACCATGGGGATCAGGTCTGGCGCTTTGCGATTCCGGTGGATACCCGCTTCCGGGATGCCAGCAGCGCCGGAAAGCCTGCGTCAGTTCTGGCGCCGGGTACCCACGGCGTTCGGGCATACCGGCGGTTGCTAGCGGATATTCGAACTCGGCTTCAGGCCGCCGGGGCACCGCTTTCTGCCGCTGCCAAGAAATTGGCATAG
- a CDS encoding DUF2802 domain-containing protein, with the protein MLEIQSLPIQAMAPWILTLGATVLLVLQMTAGRRRMAALESELKGRYEELGRELHAVSSGSMGVGRRLMECEKYLHQLQGTVDELRQNDPARVSYDEASRLVGLGADIQDLMDTCGISRPEAELVSAMHRRQAETVN; encoded by the coding sequence ATGCTGGAAATACAATCGCTGCCCATACAGGCCATGGCCCCCTGGATACTGACCCTGGGAGCGACCGTACTGCTGGTATTACAGATGACCGCGGGTCGTCGCCGTATGGCAGCGCTGGAATCTGAATTGAAAGGACGGTATGAGGAGCTTGGGCGGGAACTGCACGCGGTGAGTAGTGGCAGCATGGGTGTCGGCCGACGCCTGATGGAGTGCGAAAAATATCTGCATCAGCTCCAGGGCACAGTCGATGAGTTGCGCCAGAATGATCCTGCGCGTGTTTCGTACGATGAGGCTTCCCGGCTGGTGGGTCTGGGCGCTGACATACAGGACCTCATGGATACCTGCGGAATCTCGCGGCCTGAGGCGGAACTGGTATCCGCCATGCATCGGCGGCAGGCAGAAACTGTTAACTAA
- the motD gene encoding flagellar motor protein MotD, producing MRARRRARAPDETQSRERWLISYADFITLLFAFFVVMYSVSSVNEGKYKVLSETLEGVFNAPARTLNPIPLGDHRPGDSSADSNPAQELAPVTVRPTDPAGMERRRTEALKSIADEFAGKFNVLMSQGLVTVDRTDEWIALTLRDSLLFSSGEAEPHYDAFAVIESIAAILSEHDNAVVVEGFTDNVPIRTAGFASNWELSAARAAALVRLLAAEGIKPERLAAVGYGEFQPVARNDTADGRKRNRRVVLLVSRDNAVRGVVR from the coding sequence ATGCGTGCGCGTCGGCGAGCCAGGGCGCCTGATGAAACCCAGAGCCGCGAGCGTTGGCTGATCTCCTATGCGGACTTTATAACGCTGCTTTTCGCGTTTTTTGTGGTGATGTATTCCGTATCCTCAGTCAACGAGGGCAAGTACAAAGTGCTCTCGGAGACCCTCGAAGGCGTGTTCAACGCGCCAGCCCGAACCCTCAACCCCATACCTCTGGGCGATCACCGCCCCGGTGACTCATCGGCCGACAGTAATCCTGCGCAGGAGCTCGCGCCGGTCACGGTCAGACCTACCGACCCCGCTGGCATGGAGCGACGCCGCACCGAAGCTTTGAAAAGCATCGCTGATGAATTTGCCGGCAAGTTCAATGTTCTGATGTCCCAGGGACTGGTTACCGTCGACCGGACAGATGAATGGATCGCGCTGACCCTGAGGGACTCGCTGCTGTTCAGTAGCGGCGAAGCGGAACCTCATTACGACGCGTTTGCTGTGATCGAATCGATCGCTGCGATACTCAGCGAGCATGACAACGCTGTTGTGGTCGAGGGGTTTACCGACAATGTGCCTATTCGTACCGCAGGTTTTGCGTCCAACTGGGAGCTGTCCGCCGCCCGTGCGGCTGCCTTGGTTCGCTTGTTGGCGGCGGAGGGCATCAAGCCCGAGCGTCTCGCTGCAGTAGGCTATGGCGAGTTCCAGCCGGTCGCCCGCAATGATACCGCCGACGGACGAAAACGGAACCGACGCGTAGTGCTATTGGTGTCCCGCGATAACGCGGTGCGAGGCGTGGTGCGATAG
- a CDS encoding protein-glutamate methylesterase/protein-glutamine glutaminase, with amino-acid sequence MTVSVLVVDDSGFFRKRLTEILNGVEGIRVIGTASNGREGIEQVARLRPDVVTMDYEMPVMNGIAAVREIMRTCPTPVLMFSSLTYEGARVTLDALEAGAVDFLPKNFEEITSSSSELQRILARRILDVARSRVGQGKSVRPGVSENAPAEVPAQQHPVQPAARKDTRPTPQPQEHKTAAVRQPASGRAPAARPARVTPPASYCVVAIGTSTGGPVALQRVLTRLPANFPVPIVLVQHMPATFTPAFADRLDKMCQIEVRQAENGDELRPGVALLAPGGSQMMVEKKGRYGQVRILPADNRVNYKPSVDITFGSLARAWPGKTLAVILTGMGADGREGCRMMKESGSVVWAQDEKTSVIYGMPMAVAQAGLVDEVLPLDSVSIRLVEAVRA; translated from the coding sequence ATGACAGTGTCCGTCCTGGTCGTCGACGATTCGGGTTTCTTCCGGAAGCGCCTGACAGAAATACTCAACGGCGTCGAAGGTATCCGGGTCATCGGCACAGCCAGTAACGGCCGAGAGGGGATCGAGCAGGTGGCCAGACTGCGGCCGGATGTCGTGACCATGGACTATGAGATGCCGGTGATGAACGGCATCGCCGCTGTGCGCGAAATCATGCGGACCTGTCCGACGCCCGTGCTGATGTTCTCGTCGCTGACCTACGAAGGCGCCCGGGTCACACTTGACGCACTTGAAGCCGGTGCGGTGGACTTCCTGCCCAAGAATTTCGAAGAGATCACCAGTTCCAGTAGCGAACTTCAGCGGATACTTGCGCGCCGAATCCTGGATGTCGCCCGTAGTCGGGTTGGTCAGGGCAAAAGTGTTCGGCCGGGTGTGTCTGAAAACGCTCCCGCAGAAGTGCCGGCACAGCAACACCCAGTTCAGCCTGCAGCCCGAAAAGACACCCGGCCGACGCCACAGCCACAGGAACACAAGACTGCTGCTGTGCGCCAGCCCGCATCGGGTCGTGCGCCCGCCGCGCGGCCCGCGCGCGTGACGCCGCCTGCCAGCTATTGCGTCGTCGCCATAGGCACATCAACCGGTGGTCCGGTCGCCTTGCAGCGCGTGCTGACCCGGCTCCCGGCGAATTTTCCGGTGCCTATCGTGCTGGTGCAGCATATGCCTGCAACCTTTACCCCGGCTTTCGCCGATCGGCTCGACAAGATGTGCCAGATCGAAGTCCGGCAGGCGGAGAACGGTGACGAGCTTCGCCCGGGCGTCGCGCTTCTGGCGCCTGGAGGAAGCCAGATGATGGTCGAGAAGAAGGGGCGTTATGGCCAGGTACGGATTCTGCCGGCAGATAACCGGGTCAACTATAAGCCAAGCGTCGATATCACGTTTGGCTCGCTCGCCCGCGCATGGCCCGGCAAAACGCTTGCGGTCATCCTCACGGGGATGGGCGCCGACGGCCGGGAAGGCTGCCGCATGATGAAAGAGTCGGGCTCGGTCGTCTGGGCCCAGGATGAGAAAACGTCGGTTATCTATGGCATGCCCATGGCGGTTGCCCAGGCCGGGCTTGTAGATGAGGTTCTGCCCCTGGATTCCGTTTCAATCCGGCTGGTTGAGGCCGTACGCGCATGA